The following coding sequences lie in one Desulforegula conservatrix Mb1Pa genomic window:
- the hypE gene encoding hydrogenase expression/formation protein HypE, translating to MKKKDKVILMDHGSGGYRSEQLIRGHILPALGNPLLDRLGDGAVFDLPVIDGHGTRLAFTTDSYVVDPIFFPGGSIGSLSVNGTVNDLAMCGAKPLYLSSAFIIEEGFPVSDLDLIISDMAKAAERANIKIVTGDTKVVAKGAADKIFITTSGIGVISGTPFCGQCMEPGDKIIISGTIADHGIAILATRANMELPASISSDTAPLCHLVEKMIKSRAEIRLLRDPTRGGLATILNEIAENAGTSIRVDEEAIPVRKEVSALCSLLGIDPLYVANEGKLVAVVAAKDAEKLVALMRNHEMGQNVSVIGEVSQPGLSKVIMKTRIGGERIIPMLTGEQLPRIC from the coding sequence ATGAAAAAAAAAGACAAAGTCATTCTTATGGATCATGGCAGCGGGGGTTATCGCTCGGAGCAATTGATAAGAGGCCACATACTCCCTGCGCTTGGAAACCCCTTACTTGACAGGCTCGGAGACGGGGCTGTTTTTGATTTGCCTGTTATTGACGGTCATGGGACAAGGCTTGCTTTCACAACCGATTCCTACGTGGTCGACCCGATTTTCTTTCCAGGCGGAAGCATAGGCAGCCTTTCGGTTAACGGCACTGTAAACGATCTGGCCATGTGCGGAGCAAAACCACTTTATCTAAGCAGCGCCTTTATCATTGAAGAAGGCTTCCCTGTTTCAGATCTTGATCTTATTATAAGCGACATGGCAAAGGCGGCTGAAAGGGCAAACATCAAAATTGTAACAGGAGACACGAAAGTTGTTGCAAAGGGCGCTGCCGATAAAATTTTCATCACAACCTCAGGCATTGGGGTCATAAGCGGAACCCCGTTCTGCGGACAATGCATGGAGCCAGGGGATAAAATCATCATAAGCGGCACGATTGCCGACCACGGCATAGCGATTCTGGCAACCCGGGCAAATATGGAGCTTCCGGCTTCAATTTCAAGCGATACTGCGCCACTTTGCCATCTGGTGGAAAAGATGATCAAAAGCCGCGCAGAAATCAGATTACTAAGGGACCCAACCAGGGGCGGACTTGCAACCATTCTGAACGAGATTGCTGAAAATGCAGGAACCAGCATAAGGGTAGATGAAGAGGCAATTCCTGTCAGAAAAGAAGTGTCGGCTTTATGCTCTCTTCTTGGAATAGATCCCCTTTACGTGGCCAACGAAGGAAAGCTTGTGGCTGTGGTGGCCGCAAAAGACGCGGAAAAACTTGTGGCACTAATGAGAAATCATGAAATGGGCCAAAACGTCTCGGTTATCGGAGAAGTGAGCCAACCAGGACTTTCAAAGGTGATTATGAAAACGCGCATCGGAGGGGAAAGAATCATCCCAATGCTGACAGGGGAACAGCTTCCCAGAATATGCTAG
- the hypD gene encoding hydrogenase formation protein HypD, with protein MTFDWRDGYRDTSTCRALAGHIRDISTRPVTLMEVCGTHTVSIFKNGIRSLLPAHVTLLSGPGCPVCVTPSCDIDAIISVSGQENTILAAFGDLMRVPGTSSSLQDKRAGGADVRVVCSVMESLDLAVKNPSKRVVFAGVGFETTAPTVAAAIKEADKMKLANFFVYSSHKLTPPAISAVMGSGNSSIDGLILPGHVSAMTGADYFRSVAKTSRRAAAVTGFEPVDLLRGIAELIRAFESGETGFYNTYERAVSAEGNKPAMNMMNEVFDVTDSRWRGIGVISASGLAISERYRRFDPCHAFGIAPTDEADPSGCACGEILTGKATPQSCPLYKKVCTPLNPVGPCMVSGEGTCAAYYHYGE; from the coding sequence ATGACATTTGACTGGAGGGACGGCTACAGAGATACCTCAACATGCAGGGCGCTTGCCGGACATATACGTGATATAAGCACCCGCCCGGTGACTCTCATGGAAGTTTGCGGCACACACACAGTCTCTATTTTCAAAAACGGGATAAGATCCCTTCTTCCAGCCCACGTCACCCTGCTTTCAGGGCCAGGATGCCCGGTATGCGTGACACCATCCTGCGACATAGATGCAATCATATCTGTTTCCGGTCAAGAGAACACAATACTCGCAGCCTTCGGAGACCTGATGAGGGTTCCGGGCACATCCAGTTCTCTTCAGGACAAACGTGCCGGAGGCGCTGACGTCCGGGTGGTCTGTTCAGTGATGGAGTCCCTTGATCTGGCCGTGAAAAATCCTTCGAAGCGGGTAGTTTTTGCAGGAGTAGGGTTTGAAACAACAGCACCCACAGTTGCCGCAGCAATAAAAGAAGCTGACAAAATGAAGCTGGCCAATTTTTTTGTCTATTCGTCACACAAGCTGACCCCTCCGGCAATCTCAGCAGTCATGGGATCAGGGAATTCCTCCATAGACGGCCTGATTCTGCCGGGCCATGTTTCAGCAATGACAGGAGCTGATTATTTCAGATCCGTGGCCAAGACAAGCAGGCGAGCAGCTGCCGTCACAGGATTCGAACCAGTTGATCTTTTAAGGGGAATCGCAGAACTGATCAGGGCATTTGAATCAGGCGAAACCGGATTTTATAATACTTATGAACGGGCAGTGAGCGCCGAAGGCAACAAACCAGCAATGAATATGATGAATGAGGTTTTTGACGTTACTGATTCCAGATGGCGTGGTATAGGAGTAATCTCCGCTAGCGGCCTTGCAATTTCAGAGCGTTACAGACGATTCGACCCATGCCATGCTTTCGGAATCGCACCAACTGATGAGGCAGATCCATCTGGCTGTGCCTGCGGCGAAATCCTCACAGGGAAAGCCACCCCACAGTCTTGTCCTCTGTACAAAAAAGTCTGCACGCCTCTCAATCCTGTTGGCCCTTGCATGGTTTCAGGTGAAGGAACCTGTGCTGCTTATTATCATTACGGAGAATAA
- the hypF gene encoding carbamoyltransferase HypF: MSFDAIPSQYESETVSEKIIVKGMVQGVGFRPFVHNNAKRLGLTGKVKNTREGVEIIIQGGKSAITLFKKCLSDAPPKLSGITEILVEPFHLQDFDGFTIETSTENQTRGTMVPPDASVCDSCLSEMGNPENRRSAYPFITCTDCGPRFSIIKDIPFDRINTTMDSFPMCKECSSEYGNPGDRRFHAQTICCHVCGPKVFLYHGKEPELSDRHAIEAAVSMLQNGKIVALKGIGGFHLAADATNQETVSRLRHLKARGDKPFAVMAASLDAVRSFAEVGEGEAGVLMSSARPVVILKKKKTPEKEWKIAEDVAPGNPMIGVMLPYAPLHALLFKKNQTILVMTSANRKGEPIICKNQDAIASLSGMADGILLHDRDIHMRSDDSVGRWIDDRFRLIRRSRGYAPMPVSMINDTPQILATGGIMKNTLCMVKCGSAFLSQHIGDLETPSGLEFFHETACHMRRLIDANPSLMVNDSHPDYITSGLGKSFPHAEAITVQHHHAHIVSCMVENGYNGDVIGLAFDGTGYGDDGTIWGGEVLIASRKQYIRAAHLETVPMPGGSAAVKEPWRMGISWLYNTFGDDMWNLDVPIFKKTGISEAKTLVHMMKRKINSPLTSSMGRLFDAVSAIIGLCQMNTFDGQAAMALEMCALNAPWDIPGYSMDEVLPDKIHEADGIIIPDMKPLIRAIVSDLESHVDKEIISARFHNTVINIFAEISSRLAEQTGMSVAALSGGVFQNAWLLSGLSKALSEKNLTVLTHSIVPTNDGGLSLGQAGIAAATCQNHLVKKVKP; this comes from the coding sequence ATGTCATTTGATGCCATACCCAGCCAATATGAATCTGAAACCGTCAGCGAAAAGATAATCGTGAAGGGCATGGTTCAGGGGGTGGGGTTCAGGCCATTTGTCCATAATAATGCAAAAAGACTTGGGCTGACCGGGAAAGTCAAAAATACGAGGGAAGGGGTTGAAATCATAATACAGGGAGGGAAAAGCGCCATCACCCTTTTCAAAAAATGTCTTTCCGATGCGCCGCCTAAACTTTCAGGAATCACGGAAATATTGGTGGAACCATTTCACCTCCAGGATTTCGATGGATTTACAATTGAAACAAGCACTGAAAATCAGACACGCGGCACGATGGTTCCTCCTGATGCGTCTGTTTGTGATTCATGTCTGTCAGAAATGGGAAACCCTGAAAACAGAAGATCAGCTTACCCTTTTATCACCTGCACGGACTGCGGCCCAAGGTTCAGCATTATCAAGGATATCCCCTTTGACCGAATAAACACAACCATGGATTCATTCCCCATGTGCAAGGAATGCAGTTCCGAATACGGGAACCCAGGCGACAGGCGCTTTCACGCCCAGACCATATGCTGCCATGTATGCGGCCCAAAAGTTTTTCTTTACCATGGCAAAGAGCCTGAACTTTCGGACAGGCATGCCATTGAGGCGGCTGTGTCCATGCTTCAAAACGGGAAAATTGTTGCGCTGAAAGGGATAGGCGGGTTTCATCTGGCAGCTGACGCTACAAACCAGGAAACAGTTTCAAGGCTAAGACATTTGAAGGCAAGGGGTGACAAACCCTTTGCCGTGATGGCAGCATCTCTGGACGCAGTTCGGTCTTTTGCCGAGGTTGGCGAAGGTGAGGCTGGCGTCCTCATGTCCTCTGCCAGACCAGTCGTAATTCTTAAAAAAAAGAAAACCCCGGAAAAAGAATGGAAAATAGCCGAAGACGTCGCTCCCGGAAATCCCATGATCGGGGTTATGCTGCCATATGCGCCGCTCCATGCTCTTCTTTTCAAAAAGAATCAGACTATTCTTGTCATGACGAGCGCCAACAGAAAAGGCGAGCCCATAATCTGCAAAAACCAGGACGCCATTGCCTCGCTCAGCGGAATGGCTGATGGAATTCTTCTCCACGACAGGGATATTCATATGAGAAGCGATGATTCGGTTGGCCGGTGGATAGATGACAGATTCAGATTGATCAGGCGCTCACGCGGATATGCCCCCATGCCAGTTAGCATGATAAATGACACACCGCAAATCCTTGCAACTGGCGGAATCATGAAAAACACATTATGCATGGTTAAATGCGGATCTGCGTTTTTAAGCCAGCACATCGGAGATCTTGAAACACCTTCCGGACTTGAATTTTTCCATGAAACAGCGTGCCACATGCGCAGGCTGATTGATGCAAATCCGTCTCTCATGGTTAACGACAGCCATCCTGACTATATAACTTCCGGCTTAGGGAAGAGTTTCCCGCATGCCGAAGCCATAACTGTCCAGCATCACCACGCCCATATCGTGAGCTGCATGGTGGAAAATGGATATAACGGAGACGTGATCGGTTTAGCCTTTGACGGAACAGGCTACGGGGATGACGGAACAATCTGGGGCGGCGAAGTTCTTATAGCCTCAAGGAAACAATATATACGCGCAGCCCACCTTGAGACTGTTCCAATGCCAGGAGGCTCCGCAGCAGTGAAAGAGCCTTGGCGCATGGGGATAAGCTGGCTTTACAATACTTTTGGTGATGACATGTGGAATCTCGATGTGCCGATTTTCAAAAAAACCGGGATTTCAGAGGCCAAAACCCTCGTACATATGATGAAGAGGAAGATCAATTCTCCCCTGACATCCAGCATGGGCCGTCTTTTTGATGCAGTTTCCGCCATCATAGGCCTCTGCCAGATGAATACCTTTGACGGTCAGGCAGCCATGGCCCTTGAAATGTGCGCACTGAACGCTCCCTGGGACATCCCCGGATATTCTATGGATGAAGTTCTGCCGGATAAAATTCATGAAGCAGACGGAATCATTATTCCTGACATGAAGCCACTGATCCGGGCCATTGTCAGTGATCTTGAATCCCATGTTGACAAAGAAATAATCAGCGCACGCTTCCACAACACCGTGATTAATATCTTTGCAGAAATAAGTTCAAGGCTTGCAGAACAAACAGGCATGAGTGTAGCGGCCTTGAGCGGCGGAGTGTTCCAGAATGCCTGGCTTCTTTCAGGACTTTCAAAAGCCCTTTCAGAAAAAAATCTCACAGTGCTCACCCACTCCATCGTACCGACAAACGACGGAGGTCTTTCCCTGGGACAGGCAGGAATAGCGGCCGCAACATGCCAAAACCATCTGGTTAAAAAGGTAAAGCCATGA
- a CDS encoding HypC/HybG/HupF family hydrogenase formation chaperone — MCIAIPMRLTSIAGSTGIVESDGISMTVNLMLIENPVQGDYLIIHAGCAISRIDETAALETLEILKHFSIPER, encoded by the coding sequence ATGTGCATAGCCATCCCAATGAGGCTGACAAGTATCGCAGGATCAACAGGTATTGTGGAATCAGACGGGATTAGCATGACCGTAAATCTCATGCTGATCGAAAATCCGGTTCAAGGTGACTATCTCATCATACATGCAGGATGCGCCATAAGCAGAATAGACGAAACAGCGGCGCTTGAAACCCTTGAAATTCTGAAACATTTTTCCATTCCTGAAAGATAA
- a CDS encoding hydrogenase maturation nickel metallochaperone HypA/HybF, whose protein sequence is MHELSIAVQVVESAIRAIPPTLAGHQVERLTLDIGKMSSVTETSLRFCFEMASRGTSLESAELVVNEIPVTAECRACLTGWTILEPEFLCGKCGSYDIKVLTGRELMIRSIEVREKK, encoded by the coding sequence ATGCATGAACTGTCAATCGCAGTACAGGTCGTCGAATCAGCCATCAGGGCCATCCCTCCTACTCTTGCCGGGCATCAGGTCGAAAGGCTAACCCTTGACATCGGAAAAATGTCGAGCGTGACTGAAACCAGCCTGAGGTTCTGTTTTGAAATGGCATCCAGGGGCACATCCCTTGAATCGGCGGAACTGGTTGTTAACGAAATCCCTGTGACTGCGGAATGCCGGGCATGTCTGACCGGGTGGACTATCCTCGAACCCGAGTTTCTGTGCGGGAAATGTGGCAGCTACGATATCAAGGTATTAACCGGGCGGGAGCTCATGATTAGGTCCATAGAGGTAAGGGAGAAAAAATGA
- a CDS encoding NADH-quinone oxidoreductase subunit B family protein — protein sequence MSGDETKNSAPVNPVSVNLEWLSDCGGCHVAVVDLHEKIIQVLESVQILRCPVLTDIKGYPKARIGLVSGAVRTEHDRHAAEEMRKSCDLIIAWGSCAVYGGIVGAGIVHTRKEIFDTVYINGKTTSSHVSPSVEVSPFEKFVLPIDEVIDVDMYLPGCPPHPAFVFDALIALVEGRSPKAAKRSVCGRCNRVMEKTEVDTIKSSSTGIPDPHLCFLSQGYICMGSVTLDRCLAPCPTNGVVCTGCAGATMQVLTEPNRDIRTEIADRMSRLTLIPRKTIISEIERTAKSHYSYTMASSMIGEKPTFLIKKWLSDVEASYE from the coding sequence ATGAGCGGAGATGAAACGAAAAACAGTGCACCTGTAAATCCGGTTTCAGTGAATCTTGAATGGCTGAGCGATTGCGGCGGATGTCATGTGGCGGTCGTGGATCTGCATGAAAAAATTATCCAGGTTCTGGAATCTGTCCAAATACTGAGATGTCCCGTTCTCACCGATATCAAGGGGTATCCAAAAGCACGGATAGGACTTGTTTCCGGTGCTGTCAGAACCGAGCATGACCGTCATGCAGCCGAAGAAATGCGGAAAAGCTGTGACCTCATAATCGCCTGGGGCTCATGCGCCGTTTATGGCGGCATAGTTGGTGCCGGAATAGTTCATACCAGAAAGGAAATTTTTGACACGGTCTATATTAACGGGAAAACGACGTCATCCCATGTTAGCCCGTCAGTTGAAGTATCACCATTTGAAAAATTTGTGCTGCCCATAGATGAAGTCATAGATGTGGACATGTACCTTCCTGGGTGCCCTCCTCATCCTGCTTTTGTGTTCGATGCGCTCATAGCCCTTGTTGAGGGCAGAAGCCCCAAGGCCGCCAAGCGTTCGGTGTGCGGAAGATGTAACCGTGTAATGGAAAAAACCGAAGTGGACACCATAAAAAGCAGCTCCACTGGAATTCCTGACCCTCATCTCTGTTTTCTCAGCCAGGGGTATATCTGCATGGGATCTGTAACTCTTGACCGATGTCTGGCTCCATGTCCGACCAACGGAGTTGTCTGTACTGGCTGTGCCGGAGCCACCATGCAGGTTTTGACTGAGCCAAACAGGGATATAAGGACGGAAATTGCAGACAGGATGTCGCGGCTCACCCTTATCCCTCGGAAGACAATAATTTCTGAAATCGAACGCACCGCAAAATCCCATTACTCCTACACCATGGCCTCATCCATGATTGGAGAAAAACCAACCTTCCTTATCAAGAAATGGCTTTCTGACGTGGAGGCAAGTTATGAATAA
- a CDS encoding Ni/Fe hydrogenase subunit alpha, translating into MNKTITIDPVTRIEGHARVFLNIGDDGSLASAGLVVNELRGFERILAGMEADRMPLITARICGVCPAAHHLAASRALDSAAGVKAPPAGELFRELLCLGHLIHSHVLSIFVLEGPDLVFGLDSDPSVRNVVGIVQANPELAKKALRCRTLGQKIGEMVGGRGIHPVTSVAGGITFVLDNDKKQHLVTWINEINALVPELAAAAKGLLLKQIDLHPSLMKGWVIPSWHLGTMKDGNAGMMGDTLRAVDDKGNVRVEFPTKDYDKHLVESVVDWSYMKEVRIKNDGALHDYRVGPLARVNLADGFGTKAADSELAEMRRLGGNPCHAVVFQAYARIVELLHASERARDIINDPAIHGETRIPVKFQGGRGVGHVEAPRGTLIHDYEIDENGIVRSANLIVATQQNYVSINKTIEKAAASHVIGRPDDAMLLNAVEFGIRCYDPCLSCATHALGAMPIEIVITENGNTLRTIRRDSSW; encoded by the coding sequence ATGAATAAGACCATCACCATAGATCCGGTAACCAGGATAGAAGGGCACGCGCGGGTTTTTCTGAATATCGGGGACGACGGCTCCCTTGCCTCTGCCGGTCTTGTGGTCAACGAACTCCGGGGATTCGAGAGGATTCTTGCCGGTATGGAAGCTGACCGTATGCCCCTCATCACGGCGCGTATTTGCGGAGTCTGCCCCGCTGCCCATCATCTTGCAGCATCAAGGGCTCTTGACAGTGCGGCCGGTGTAAAGGCGCCGCCCGCAGGGGAGCTTTTCAGGGAGCTTCTTTGTCTTGGTCATCTTATTCACTCCCATGTTCTGTCTATCTTTGTTCTTGAAGGGCCTGATCTTGTTTTTGGTCTGGATTCAGATCCTTCTGTCCGAAATGTTGTTGGAATTGTGCAGGCAAATCCCGAGCTTGCGAAAAAAGCCCTGAGATGCAGAACCCTTGGCCAGAAGATCGGCGAAATGGTCGGGGGGAGGGGGATTCATCCTGTCACGTCTGTGGCTGGTGGCATCACATTTGTTTTGGATAACGATAAAAAGCAGCATCTTGTGACCTGGATAAACGAGATTAATGCACTTGTCCCTGAACTTGCCGCAGCAGCCAAGGGGCTTCTCCTTAAACAGATTGATCTCCACCCATCGCTTATGAAAGGTTGGGTGATTCCGTCGTGGCATTTAGGGACTATGAAAGATGGCAACGCAGGCATGATGGGCGACACGCTGAGGGCTGTTGATGACAAGGGCAATGTAAGGGTCGAATTCCCCACAAAAGACTATGATAAGCATCTGGTGGAATCAGTGGTGGACTGGTCGTATATGAAGGAAGTCAGGATAAAGAATGATGGAGCCCTCCATGACTACCGGGTTGGCCCCCTTGCCAGGGTGAACCTCGCGGACGGTTTCGGAACCAAGGCAGCAGATTCAGAGCTTGCTGAAATGCGCAGGCTTGGAGGGAATCCATGCCACGCCGTGGTTTTTCAGGCTTATGCAAGGATTGTGGAACTGCTGCATGCCAGCGAGCGGGCCAGGGATATCATCAATGATCCGGCCATACATGGAGAAACCAGGATTCCCGTAAAATTTCAGGGGGGGCGGGGTGTGGGCCATGTGGAAGCGCCAAGGGGAACCTTGATCCATGATTATGAGATAGATGAAAATGGCATTGTTCGTTCTGCAAACCTTATTGTAGCCACCCAGCAGAATTATGTTTCCATCAACAAGACCATAGAAAAGGCTGCAGCCTCCCATGTCATAGGAAGGCCGGACGACGCAATGCTTCTTAATGCCGTCGAGTTCGGGATCCGCTGCTATGATCCGTGCCTCTCGTGTGCCACCCACGCTCTTGGAGCCATGCCCATTGAAATCGTAATAACCGAGAATGGAAATACACTAAGAACCATAAGGAGGGACTCCTCATGGTAG
- a CDS encoding 4Fe-4S dicluster domain-containing protein: MVVINLHEQACRGCGMCAEICPTNVFEYDSKSHQALIKHPEDCIACLTCAYICPSGAITHENYHSVKNFYRDHKFWSRMEKFL, encoded by the coding sequence ATGGTAGTAATTAATCTCCACGAGCAGGCATGCAGGGGATGCGGCATGTGCGCGGAAATATGCCCGACCAATGTGTTCGAATACGACTCTAAAAGTCACCAGGCCCTGATAAAGCATCCCGAAGACTGTATTGCCTGCCTGACCTGTGCTTATATCTGTCCGTCAGGTGCCATTACCCACGAGAATTATCATTCGGTAAAAAATTTTTACAGGGATCACAAGTTCTGGAGCAGAATGGAGAAATTTCTATGA
- a CDS encoding helix-turn-helix domain-containing protein — MSDETIMGLTLEDHQAALTEVAFLMDIFTATIDNIMGGATSSVGRMAGRDTAKKYPVFLENPSLKEAVAVVAERMKAGFVISLEGGEDGNTIVFHRCILRDICKLRGIEMGQAMCRLFHYYFDGIVNELVSRPVKSEITNSGKSCLVIIRTQ, encoded by the coding sequence ATGAGCGACGAAACCATCATGGGGTTGACCCTTGAAGATCATCAGGCTGCACTCACGGAAGTCGCCTTTCTCATGGACATATTTACCGCCACCATTGACAATATAATGGGTGGTGCCACCTCATCCGTGGGGCGTATGGCTGGCAGGGACACAGCAAAGAAATACCCTGTTTTTTTAGAAAATCCTTCACTTAAAGAAGCTGTTGCAGTTGTTGCTGAAAGGATGAAAGCGGGTTTCGTAATATCACTTGAAGGGGGCGAGGACGGGAATACGATTGTGTTCCATCGCTGTATTCTCAGGGATATCTGCAAGCTGAGGGGAATAGAAATGGGCCAGGCCATGTGCAGGCTGTTCCACTACTATTTCGACGGTATTGTCAATGAACTGGTCAGCAGACCTGTTAAATCGGAAATCACAAATTCCGGGAAATCATGCCTGGTAATTATCAGAACCCAGTGA
- a CDS encoding hydrogenase maturation protease — protein sequence MPGNYQNPVTARLGVSALVVCIGNELIADDAIGYEVYKLLLNMDLPKGVRVEFSGVGGLALLDLLGGGEQILIVVDAVQFGAPAGTIHCLSWDKVPSFGNPSISVHGIGLKETIDIGKALYPELMPESIILVGIEGRCFNLMRYAMTPETEAAAGPAAAYIRDKLDGLAKSLKMA from the coding sequence ATGCCTGGTAATTATCAGAACCCAGTGACGGCCCGGTTGGGCGTATCAGCCCTTGTGGTCTGCATAGGCAATGAACTCATCGCAGATGACGCCATTGGATACGAAGTGTATAAACTGCTTCTGAACATGGATCTTCCTAAGGGCGTCAGGGTTGAATTTTCAGGAGTTGGAGGACTCGCTCTGCTTGATCTTCTTGGCGGGGGCGAACAAATACTCATTGTTGTGGATGCGGTTCAGTTCGGAGCTCCGGCAGGCACTATTCACTGTCTTTCATGGGACAAGGTTCCGTCATTCGGGAATCCGTCCATATCGGTTCATGGGATAGGCCTCAAGGAAACCATTGACATAGGAAAGGCCCTTTACCCGGAACTGATGCCTGAGTCCATCATTCTTGTGGGGATCGAAGGGCGCTGCTTCAATCTCATGCGTTATGCAATGACTCCTGAGACAGAGGCAGCCGCAGGCCCGGCAGCCGCATACATCAGAGATAAACTTGATGGTCTCGCAAAAAGCCTAAAAATGGCTTAA
- a CDS encoding methyl-accepting chemotaxis protein has protein sequence MKHGQSTTALIASEERTAHDEILRLAEAMVDGLLDERGDPMEFEGEDRKLITLVNRMLDALVDPLRLAANAIDQISHGKIPPFLIDDYKGEYNDLKRNLNTLLATLYGLDNETRNLIDKIRDGKLRTRGNGWDFSGIWRDLINGVNGTLDAVIDPVTEAGSVLAQLANFDLRARMRGQYRGEHAMIKKAINGTAESLHSAIAQVAESVESVTEVGERIAMNSLTGERGAEVQNEQISEASTNLASISKTSAITVENTKNASISARRSVDSIIESKNAMERMLAAMDEIRSAADNTKTIVQEIDNISKETDALATSAAEKAVVISSSARGFGIVATEIRNLAKRCNEAADRLDTLGLNIHVRSGHDGAGYDDEAASDHTKHEELSSIIDELLKISRVSHYLGLNASVASAHVEGAGIRFELMTDEIGRLAKRSADAARRTEELIRQSVDNARKGEELSRGIDDQLAGAVQGGNMINRLTEEISRGSQEQARGLDEIIKAVEQINQVTRLNTNIARESAESANILEEETKKLSDMVNKFHIDRSA, from the coding sequence ATGAAGCACGGACAATCGACCACAGCCCTAATTGCAAGTGAAGAGCGCACAGCCCACGACGAAATCCTCCGCCTTGCAGAGGCCATGGTGGATGGTCTGCTTGATGAACGTGGTGATCCCATGGAATTCGAAGGAGAGGATCGGAAACTCATCACCCTTGTAAACCGGATGCTCGACGCCCTTGTCGATCCTTTGCGCCTTGCAGCAAACGCCATTGACCAGATCTCCCACGGCAAGATTCCCCCATTTCTGATCGACGATTACAAAGGAGAATACAACGATCTAAAACGAAATCTGAACACTCTGCTCGCCACATTATACGGGCTTGATAACGAAACCAGAAATCTCATAGACAAGATCAGGGACGGAAAATTGCGTACCCGTGGAAACGGCTGGGATTTCAGCGGAATATGGCGTGATCTGATCAACGGAGTAAACGGAACACTTGATGCTGTTATCGATCCTGTCACCGAAGCTGGCTCTGTACTCGCGCAGCTTGCTAATTTTGATTTGAGGGCCCGCATGCGCGGTCAGTACCGAGGCGAGCATGCGATGATCAAAAAAGCAATCAACGGCACGGCCGAATCGCTACATTCGGCCATAGCGCAGGTTGCTGAGTCTGTCGAAAGCGTTACCGAGGTGGGTGAGCGCATCGCCATGAACAGCCTGACCGGAGAAAGAGGGGCAGAAGTCCAGAACGAGCAGATTTCCGAGGCCTCGACAAACCTTGCCAGTATTTCAAAAACCTCGGCCATAACCGTTGAGAACACTAAAAACGCCAGCATAAGCGCCCGGCGTTCTGTTGATTCCATCATTGAAAGCAAAAACGCCATGGAAAGGATGCTGGCGGCGATGGACGAGATCCGTTCGGCCGCAGACAATACCAAAACCATAGTTCAGGAAATCGACAATATATCAAAGGAAACAGACGCACTTGCAACCAGCGCTGCTGAAAAAGCGGTTGTTATAAGTTCATCCGCAAGGGGTTTCGGAATTGTGGCGACTGAAATCAGAAATCTTGCAAAACGCTGTAATGAAGCCGCTGACCGTCTTGACACGTTAGGCCTGAACATCCATGTCAGATCAGGACACGATGGAGCTGGGTATGATGATGAAGCAGCCTCGGACCATACAAAACATGAAGAATTGAGTAGCATCATTGATGAATTGTTGAAAATATCAAGGGTTTCCCATTACCTCGGCCTGAACGCCTCTGTTGCCTCAGCCCATGTTGAGGGCGCAGGCATCAGGTTCGAGCTTATGACCGATGAAATTGGGCGGCTTGCCAAGCGCTCGGCAGATGCTGCACGGAGAACCGAGGAACTGATCAGGCAGTCTGTGGATAATGCCCGAAAAGGTGAGGAACTATCCAGGGGAATTGATGATCAGCTTGCAGGAGCGGTCCAGGGCGGTAATATGATCAACCGGTTGACGGAGGAAATTTCAAGGGGCAGTCAGGAACAGGCGCGAGGTCTGGATGAAATAATCAAAGCAGTTGAACAGATCAATCAGGTCACACGCCTGAATACCAATATCGCCAGGGAATCTGCAGAGTCAGCCAATATTTTGGAAGAAGAAACAAAAAAATTGTCGGATATGGTGAACAAGTTCCATATCGACAGAAGTGCCTGA